GGATGCGCATCGGGGTACCTCCTTCGAAATAAGACGCCGCGCCCTCCGCACGCGTGCCTTTCACTGCGGCGAACGTCGACGAAACAGGGCGTAACTGCCGGAACGTTAGGCGTTTCAAGGCGGATCCGTCAATGCAACGGGCGACCGGATCGACCGCCCCGGCCGGACCGCCGAGATTGGCCCGCCATTCCGCCCCCGCTTACGTTGAGCGCCCGGGTCGAAAGCCAGCGCTGGGACACCACGCTCGGCCCGTCCACTCCATCCCTGAACCGGAAGCCGACAGCATGTTCCAGATCGCGCGCAGCACACGCCCTCTCGCCCTCGTCCTTTCGCTCTCGCTCCTCATCGTGGCCACGGGCTGCATCCGGCCGTTTGCCCGGCCCGCGCCCGGCCCGTCCGCCGCGAGCGGAGGGGGACCCGGCCCCCGCAGCGGCGGCGGTGGTGACGAAGACGGGCCCGAACCCTATGCCGAAGTCGTCACGGAGGAGGCGGTCACGGACTCGGGGATGGTCCACGTCCACCGGGTGGACGACAAATGGCTGTTCGAGATTCCGGAAGCGATTCTGGGACGCGAGATCCTGCTCGTGAGCCGCCTGGCATCGGTCCCCGAAGGGATGGGCTACGGCGGCCAGAAGGCGAATACGCAGGTTCTTCGCTGGGAGAGGAACGGGCCGGACAACGAGCGGATATTCCTCCGCGTCGTGCGACACACGAACGTGGCGGACGAGGCCCTTCCGGTGTCACGGGCCGTGCGGGGCGCGAACTTCGAGCCCATCCTGCGAGCCTTCGACATCGAGGCGCTGAACGACGACTCGACAAGCGTCGTCATCGACGCCACGCCGCTGTTCGAGTCCGACACCCCGATGTTCGGGCTGAGCCAGTTCCGACGCGACGCGTACCGGGTGCGCTCGCTGGACTCGAACCGCACCTACGTCGACTGGATCAAGAGCTTCCCCCGCAACGTCGAGGTACGGCACGTCCTCACCTACAACGCGCAGACGCCTCCGTCGAACGCGAGCACGAACTCGATTTCGATGGAGATGAACCAGTCGATGGTCCTGCTCCCGGACGAACCGATGCAGCCGCGGCTGCACGATGAGCGTGTCGGGTACTTCAACGTGAACCAGGTGGACTACGGCCTAAGCGATCAGAAGGTCGTCACGCGCACCTACATCACGCGCTGGCGGCTCGAGCCGAGCGACACCGCGGCTTTCCGGCGCGGCGAACTCGTCGACCCGGTCAAACCCATCATCTACTACCTCGACCCGGCGACGCCGGAGAAGTGGCGGCCCTACCTGATTCAGGGCATCGAGGACTGGCAGGAGGCGTTCGAGGCGGCGGGGTTCAGCAACGCGATCCAGGGGCGCATGCCCCCCTCCTTCGAGGAGGACCCGGAGTTCAGCCCGGAGGACGTGCGCTACTCCGTGATCCGCTGGCTCCCGTCACAGGTTCAGAACGCCTCCGGGCCGCACGTCCACGACCCGCGCACGGGTGAGATCCTCGAGAGCGACATCCAGTGGTATCACAACGTCGCCAACCTGCTACGGAACTGGTATCTGATTCAGACCGGGGCCGTGAATCCGGCGGCGCGCCGCGCCCTCTTCGAAGACGAGGTCATGGGCCAACTGATTCGCTTCGTCGCCGCGCACGAGGTCGGCCACACGATCGGGCTCCCGCACAACATGAAGTCGAGTTCCGGCTTTTCGGTGGACTCGCTGCGGGCGCCGGGATTCGTGTGCCGCAACGGGGTCGCTCCGTCGATCATGGACTATGCGCGCTTCAACTACGTCGCGCAGCCCGAGGATGAGGGCGCGTGCACGGATCCGCGGGTCGGTCCGTACGACCTCTTTTCGGTCAACTGGGGCTACCGGCCGATCCTGGACGAGGACGCGGACGGGGAGCGCGCCACGCTCGACGCCTGGATTCGCGAGGTGGAGGACGATCCGGTCTACCATTTCGGCGACGGTACCCCGATCGATCCGACGTCCCAGACGGAGGCGATCGGCTCCGACGCGATGGAGGCGAGCGACCTCGGCATCGAGAACCTGAAGCGGATCCTGCCCAACCTGATCGAGTGGAGCAGCGACGGCCGCGAGGGCGAGAACTACGAAGAGCTGGCGGAACTCTACAACAACCTCATCGGCCAGTGGAGCCGCTACATGGGCCACGTCGCGACCGTGGTCGGCGGGGTGACGCGCACGCGGAAGCGCATCGGGCAGGAGGGCCCGGTGTACGAGTTCGTGGACGAAGCCACGCAGCGGCGGGCCATGGACTTCTTCGAGCGACAGGCCTTCGACCCGCCCACGTGGATGGTCGACGAGGACATCCTTTCGAAGATCGAGAACCCGTCCACCGTGGACCGCTTGCGGGGCATCCAGGTTCGGGTCGTTAACCTGATCCTCGACCCCGGCCGCATGCAGCGGCTGATCGAGGCGGAAGCGCGTAACGGGGACGATCACTACAGCCTGGGCGAGATGTTCGAGGACCTGCGCGCCTCGATCTGGGGAGAGCTGGACACCGGCGCCCGGATCGGGGTCTATCGGCGGAACCTCCAACGCGGGCACCTGGAGCGGCTCGAGTACCTGATGACGCAGGAACTCTCGCTCCCCGCCTTCTTCTTCGGCGGCCTATCGGACTTCTTCACCTCGGTGGACGTGTCGCAGTCGGACATCCGGGCCTTCGTGCGGGGCGAACTCCACGGGCTACAGGATGCGATCGAGCGCACGCTGCGGCGCCGGCTCGACCGCACGACGGAACTGCACCTGCGCGATGCCCTCGCCAGGATCGACGACATCCTCGACCCCGCCTGAGCCACGGGAGGCGCGCGACCGGGCCGGGAGTCGAGGGAAACGCGTCGGCGATAACGGGTCGAAAAAAACACAGAGTGCCGGGGAAGCACCCCGGCACTCTGTGCGTGGTTCGCGCCCTCGCGCTGCGCGGACGCGGCTACTTCATGCCGCCGACCGCCACACGGTGCGGCTTCGCCTCCGGCGACTTCGGCAGCTCGACCGTGAGCACACCCGCGTCGAGGTGCGCCGCGACGTCCTCGCCGCGGATCGAGGCGGGAAGCGCAATCGGCGTGCCCGGACGACGCGCCGCCGGGGTCGGGATTCTCTGCCTTCGGTGCAGGGCGCGGGAGGGAGAACTGCCGTTTCGACGAGCGGAACTCCGTCCGGGCCCGCCAAATCGGCAGACCTCCGCCTATGCGAGGAAGTCTATCAACGCTCGGGGTGGAACAACCACGACGGTCCGGTACGGAGAGACATCCAACAGGTCTCGATCGCCACTCACGACGTACTTGGCTGCCGCGGGCATGGCGCATGCGATGAACTTGTCGCCATCCGCATCGCGACAGATCGGTTCAGCCAGGGGCGGCGCCTCCACGAGCGTCGCAGAAGTACCGAGCAGGTCGAGTGCGGGCGTCAGGTCGACACCCGGAAATCGGGAAGACAGCCGCTGGCCGACGCGTACGTACTCCTCGATGATCTCCCGGGAAACGACGACGTCGACGCGACCGTCTCGCCACGCTTCGAGGATGCTGCCGGGATGGCCGCCGAAGAACACGCCGGACACGAATACGTTCGTGTCCAGAACGATCCTCACGCCGAACGCACGGCCTCGATCGCCGCGACGATGTCCGAGCCCCGGAGCCCCACGCGGCGCGCGTCTTCCCGAGCCCGCGCAACGATGCCATCGAACTCACGCATTGAAGGTGGGTCCACCACCTTGAGTACTACGGTGCCATCTTCCCCGAGGACGACGAACTCGGTCCCCGTCTCCAGTCCGAGACGTCGTCGGATCGGCTCCGGAATGACGACCTGCCCCTTCGAGGACAGTTTCGTGGTAGCTATGCGGTCCATGCCGCAATCCTACCAGTAAGACGACATCCCGTCAACGCGCCGGCGATGCCGGCGAGGCTAGAAGCGGACGCGGACGCCGAGCTGGGCGCGGCGGGTGTCTCCCAGGCCGCTGCGGATCGTGCCGTCGAAGTTGAACAGGAGCCCCGTCTGCGCGGTGTCGAGGAAGTTGTCGGCGCCCGTCAGGTTGAAGACCTCCAGGATCGGCTCGACGGTGCGCCCGTCCCCGATGTCGAAGGCCTTCGAGAGTCGCAGATCCCAGGTGAAGAAGTCGTTCTCCCGCCGAAGCGTGTTGCGCCTGAGGACGGAACCATCGGCGCACACGCGGTCCGCCGGCGCGCCCGCGCGCTCGCCCGCCGGCGCGGCGAGAGGATTCGCCTCGGTCGGGCCGCAGCTCGCCGACACCGGCGACGCGGACAGATACCGGAAGACGTGGTTGAGGACGACGCCGCGCCCGAGGTCGAAGAGCATGAAGCCGGTCAGCTGGTGCCGCCGGTCTCGGATCGACCAGTTGTACTCGGGCTCGAAATCGGTTGCGGTCGCATAAAAGAAGTTGAACGGATCACGTTCGTTATCGTCGTCCGACCGGTCGAAGCCCAGCGTGTAGTTCGCCTCGAAATTCAGCCTCCCGCGGAGCGCGCCGTCCCCGCGTAGTCCGAGCGAGACGGCGTTGTAGCGGGAGCGCGCGCTGCTCTCGGTCACGGTGACCGTCCCCAGCCCGCTGGCCCCCTCCGCGAAGGGCGCCCCGAGTTCCGCCGCGTTGCGGTCCACGAAGCGGAACAGGTTGTCCGTGCGGGCGTGCTGCAGCGAAAGCTCCACCGCGGTGCTGCCGCTCAGCGCGTGCTCCACGGCGACGTTGAACGACCACGTCCGGGGCAGTTCGAGGTTGCGGTCCGCGATGTTCACGCCGGGCTGGAAGGGCGGCGTGCCCGGCGGCGGCGGCGTCAGAAACTCTCCGATCTGCGGCGGCGGCGGCAGGAACGTCGCGTCGCTGGCGGCGAACTGCGTGCCCTGGAACGCGCCGTTCGTCGTGCGGTGCTGCGCGAACACCAGCATCGGGATGCGCGAGAAGTAGGACCCCGCGTTCAGGCGGACCAGCGTGCGCCCGTCGTCCCGGGGATCCCAGGCGAGCCCGAAGCGCGGCTGGAAGTTGTCGAGGTCATCCGGAATCGTCCCGTCCGACGGGAAGCCGGCGGTCCCGATCCACGGTCCGTAAAAGGTGTCCCCGGGCTCGATGAACATCCCCGGGTGCCACGACCCTTCCCAGCGCACGCCGAGGTTCAGGGTCAGGTTGTCGCGCGGGCGCCAGGTGTCCTGGATGTAGAGGCCGAGTTCGTGCATCGAGAAGTCCTGCAGTCCGAGCTGCCCGGCCGGAGTGTCCCCCAGCGTGAGGGCCTGCAGGTAGAGAAGTACGGGGCCGGTGATCGCGGTCCCCGGCGGGCAGACGCCCTCCGCACTGTCGGAACCGTCGGAGCAGGTGACGTACCGGTTCCCCTGCGTTACGAAGTTCATGAATCCGTCGACGGAGGAGAACTTGTAGAGGCCGTTCGCGAAGCCGATGAACTGCTGGCCGACGCCCGTCCGGTTGTACTCCGCGCCCACCTTGAACAGGTGGTCTCCCGCCAGGAAGGAGAGGTTGTCGACGAGCTGGATCCGGGTGTCGTAGCCGGGGTCGATGGGGAGGAAAAAGGGCATCCCGATGCGGAACCCGTCCGCGAAGTCCATCGCGATGTCCGGGAACGGACGGCCGCCGATCGCCGCGAAGGCCGGCTGCGGCGGGGGGGCGGAGCCCGGAATCAGCGGGCCGTCGTATCCCCGCGGCCGATCCTCGCGTGCGTACTGGACGCGGAACTCGTTGGACACGGTGTTGGAGAGCTGCGACCGGAGGCTCGCGTTGATCGCGTGGGAGAAGTCCTCCTCGAGGCCGTTGGCGCTGAGCCCCCAGGAGTCCACGTCGAACGTCCCGTTCACCTGCTGGGACCAGGTGTAGTTGTACTTGAAGGACGCCTGGTGACGGTCGCTGAGGTTGAAGTCGAGCTTCGCCACGAGCGCCCGGTTGTCGTCGGTGCGGCGGATCGGACCGAACTCGTCGTCGAACCGGCCGGGCCATTGCGCCTGAAGGAAGTTCTCCAGCTTATCGAGTTCGGAGGCGTTCACGACGTTGCGCGTGAACTGCTTCGTCTCGCTCGCCTCCTGCTGGTCGTAGGCGACGAAGAAAAACGCCCGGTCGCGCACGATCGGGCCGCCGAAGGTGAAGCCGAACTGGCCGCGCCCGAACTCGGGCTTCCCGCCTCCGCGCTCGCTCGAGTATGCGGTGGAGATGGCATCCCACTGGCCGAAGTAGTGCGCCGAGCCCGCGAACTCGTTCGTGCCCGACTTCGTGATGACGTTCACGAAGCCGCCCGCGGAGCGCCCGAACTCCGCCGACGCCCCCTGGCTCACGACGACGATTTCCTCGATGGCGTCCTGGTTGAAGGTGAAGGCCGGGCGCTGCCCGCCGCGCTGTTCGCCGAAGAAGGGGTTGTTGAAGTCGGCTCCGTCCACGGAAACGTTGTTGAAGATCCCCCGCTGTCCCCCGATGTTGAGGACTTCGCCGTCCGGACCCTGCGACACGGACACGCCCGGAGTGAGGAGCGTGTAGTCGAGGAAGTTGCGGCCGTTGTTGGGCAGGTTGTCGACGACCTCTTCGGCAAGCCGATGGGAACTCGACGGGTCCCCGGTGTCGACGAGGGGCGTCCGGTCCGCCGTCACCGTGATCTCGGACACCGCGACGGGCTGGAATTCGAGCACGAGATCGAGGACCTCTCCTACGCGGAGGACGAGCCCTTCGGTGCGCTCGTCGCCGAACTGCCCCAGCGCCCGGGCGGTGACGTCGTAGACGCCCAGCGGAAGGAGCGTGCGCACGAACGCCCCGTTCGAGCCCGTCACGACCGTCGTCGCGAAGCCGGTGGCGCGATGCTCGATGATCACGGCGGCGCCGGCCACGGGCGCTCCCACCGGGTCGCGGACGACCCCCCGGATGACGCCGGTCGTCGCCTGGGCCTGCGCGGCCGCGCCCGACGTGGCGGCGCAGCACAGCGCGAGCACGGCGAACAGGAGGGTGGACCCGCGTCGGGAGACCGGAACCCGGCATGGCCGCATGGACGACTCCTTACTCTCGATGGTGGATCCAGGCATGGAGACTCGGGGGTTCTGAGGATGGGCCCGGCAGGATTCGAACCTGCGACCTTGGGATTATGAGTCCCCTGCTCTAACCGGCTGAGCTACGGGCCCGGACGGAGCGTGAAACGTACACGCCGCGGCGGTCCGCTCCAACGCCGCGAAGGCGGCTGCGGGACCACCACGCTGCCGCGGCGCGGTCACGGCGCGACCTCGACTCCGACCGCCGGACCGTCCCGCGCGGTGACTTCTCCGATCACCGCGGCCGCATAGCCCGCCGCGGCGAGCGCCGACGACGCGGACGACGCCTCGTTCGCGGGGACGGCCGCCAGCAGTCCGCCGGAGGTCTGAGGGTCGAGCAGAACGGTCCGCAGGTCGTCGGGGACGGCGTCATCCCACCGCACCTGCGATGCGTAGGCGTCCCGGTTCCGGGTCGTACCGCCCGGCACGCACCCCTCTCCGGCGAGACGCAGCGCTCCGGGAAGGAGCTTCGGCGCCGAAGCCCGGATCCGGGCGCTCGCGTCCGAGGCACCGCACATCTCGAGCAGGTGGCCGAGAAGCCCGAAGCCGGTGACGTCGGTTGCCGCATGAACGTCGAAGCCGGAAAGGACGGCCGCCGCCTCGCGGTTGAGTTGCCGCATGGAATCGACGGCGACGAGCAGGTCGGCCGGATCCGTCACGCCACGCTTGAGCCCGGTCGTGACGACGCCCGTTCCGAGCGCCTTGCCGAGCACGAGCGCATCTCCCGGCCGCGCTCCGCCCTTTCTCCACAGGCGGTCCGGATCGCCGAGTCCGATCGCCACCAGGCCGAACTTCGGCTCCGCGTCGTCGATCGAGTGTCCCCCAGCCACCGCGATGCCGGCCTCGCGGCACACTTCGCCCGCGCCGCGGAGGATCGCGCCGACGGTCTCATCGGAGAGGGTCCCGGCGGGAACCGCCAGGATGTTGAGCGCGAAGATGGGGCGGGCCCGCATCGCGTACAGATCTCCGAGCGCGTTCGCG
This genomic stretch from Candidatus Palauibacter scopulicola harbors:
- the selD gene encoding selenide, water dikinase SelD, producing the protein MNSPSAEAARLTQYSHGAGUACKLGPEDLGRILQHVPHVPDDRLLVGLEGPDDAAVYLLDDGEAIVASLDFFTPLVDDAADFGAIAAANALGDLYAMRARPIFALNILAVPAGTLSDETVGAILRGAGEVCREAGIAVAGGHSIDDAEPKFGLVAIGLGDPDRLWRKGGARPGDALVLGKALGTGVVTTGLKRGVTDPADLLVAVDSMRQLNREAAAVLSGFDVHAATDVTGFGLLGHLLEMCGASDASARIRASAPKLLPGALRLAGEGCVPGGTTRNRDAYASQVRWDDAVPDDLRTVLLDPQTSGGLLAAVPANEASSASSALAAAGYAAAVIGEVTARDGPAVGVEVAP
- a CDS encoding TonB-dependent receptor, with product MRPCRVPVSRRGSTLLFAVLALCCAATSGAAAQAQATTGVIRGVVRDPVGAPVAGAAVIIEHRATGFATTVVTGSNGAFVRTLLPLGVYDVTARALGQFGDERTEGLVLRVGEVLDLVLEFQPVAVSEITVTADRTPLVDTGDPSSSHRLAEEVVDNLPNNGRNFLDYTLLTPGVSVSQGPDGEVLNIGGQRGIFNNVSVDGADFNNPFFGEQRGGQRPAFTFNQDAIEEIVVVSQGASAEFGRSAGGFVNVITKSGTNEFAGSAHYFGQWDAISTAYSSERGGGKPEFGRGQFGFTFGGPIVRDRAFFFVAYDQQEASETKQFTRNVVNASELDKLENFLQAQWPGRFDDEFGPIRRTDDNRALVAKLDFNLSDRHQASFKYNYTWSQQVNGTFDVDSWGLSANGLEEDFSHAINASLRSQLSNTVSNEFRVQYAREDRPRGYDGPLIPGSAPPPQPAFAAIGGRPFPDIAMDFADGFRIGMPFFLPIDPGYDTRIQLVDNLSFLAGDHLFKVGAEYNRTGVGQQFIGFANGLYKFSSVDGFMNFVTQGNRYVTCSDGSDSAEGVCPPGTAITGPVLLYLQALTLGDTPAGQLGLQDFSMHELGLYIQDTWRPRDNLTLNLGVRWEGSWHPGMFIEPGDTFYGPWIGTAGFPSDGTIPDDLDNFQPRFGLAWDPRDDGRTLVRLNAGSYFSRIPMLVFAQHRTTNGAFQGTQFAASDATFLPPPPQIGEFLTPPPPGTPPFQPGVNIADRNLELPRTWSFNVAVEHALSGSTAVELSLQHARTDNLFRFVDRNAAELGAPFAEGASGLGTVTVTESSARSRYNAVSLGLRGDGALRGRLNFEANYTLGFDRSDDDNERDPFNFFYATATDFEPEYNWSIRDRRHQLTGFMLFDLGRGVVLNHVFRYLSASPVSASCGPTEANPLAAPAGERAGAPADRVCADGSVLRRNTLRRENDFFTWDLRLSKAFDIGDGRTVEPILEVFNLTGADNFLDTAQTGLLFNFDGTIRSGLGDTRRAQLGVRVRF
- a CDS encoding AbrB/MazE/SpoVT family DNA-binding domain-containing protein produces the protein MDRIATTKLSSKGQVVIPEPIRRRLGLETGTEFVVLGEDGTVVLKVVDPPSMREFDGIVARAREDARRVGLRGSDIVAAIEAVRSA
- a CDS encoding zinc-dependent metalloprotease, with the protein product MFQIARSTRPLALVLSLSLLIVATGCIRPFARPAPGPSAASGGGPGPRSGGGGDEDGPEPYAEVVTEEAVTDSGMVHVHRVDDKWLFEIPEAILGREILLVSRLASVPEGMGYGGQKANTQVLRWERNGPDNERIFLRVVRHTNVADEALPVSRAVRGANFEPILRAFDIEALNDDSTSVVIDATPLFESDTPMFGLSQFRRDAYRVRSLDSNRTYVDWIKSFPRNVEVRHVLTYNAQTPPSNASTNSISMEMNQSMVLLPDEPMQPRLHDERVGYFNVNQVDYGLSDQKVVTRTYITRWRLEPSDTAAFRRGELVDPVKPIIYYLDPATPEKWRPYLIQGIEDWQEAFEAAGFSNAIQGRMPPSFEEDPEFSPEDVRYSVIRWLPSQVQNASGPHVHDPRTGEILESDIQWYHNVANLLRNWYLIQTGAVNPAARRALFEDEVMGQLIRFVAAHEVGHTIGLPHNMKSSSGFSVDSLRAPGFVCRNGVAPSIMDYARFNYVAQPEDEGACTDPRVGPYDLFSVNWGYRPILDEDADGERATLDAWIREVEDDPVYHFGDGTPIDPTSQTEAIGSDAMEASDLGIENLKRILPNLIEWSSDGREGENYEELAELYNNLIGQWSRYMGHVATVVGGVTRTRKRIGQEGPVYEFVDEATQRRAMDFFERQAFDPPTWMVDEDILSKIENPSTVDRLRGIQVRVVNLILDPGRMQRLIEAEARNGDDHYSLGEMFEDLRASIWGELDTGARIGVYRRNLQRGHLERLEYLMTQELSLPAFFFGGLSDFFTSVDVSQSDIRAFVRGELHGLQDAIERTLRRRLDRTTELHLRDALARIDDILDPA
- a CDS encoding putative toxin-antitoxin system toxin component, PIN family, which translates into the protein MRIVLDTNVFVSGVFFGGHPGSILEAWRDGRVDVVVSREIIEEYVRVGQRLSSRFPGVDLTPALDLLGTSATLVEAPPLAEPICRDADGDKFIACAMPAAAKYVVSGDRDLLDVSPYRTVVVVPPRALIDFLA